In Kutzneria kofuensis, the DNA window TCTGCGAGCCGGCCTGCACCGCGACGACCGCGAGCACGCCGAGGAACAGGCTCACCATGGACAGCAGCGTGCGCAGCTTGCGGGACCGGATGCCCTGCATTCCGATGATCAGTGCCGAACGCAGCCGGCCGGACAGTCGGATCACGCCGTCACCTGCCCGAGGACACCGTCGGACAGGTGCAGCACGCTGCCCATCTTGCTGGCGTGATCACGGTCGTGTGTCACGAGGATCAGGCCGCAGCCGCGATCCGTCGCCGACCGCAGCACCTCGACCACGAGGTTGCCGGTCTCCGCGTCGAGCGCGCCGGTCGGCTCGTCCGCGAGCAGGATCTTCGGGTCGCGGACCAGGGCACGGGCGATCGCCACCCGCTGCTGCTCGCCACCGGACAGCCGGGCCGGGCGGTGCTTGGCCAGGTGCGCGACGCCGACCTGCTCCAGCGCCGCCATCACCTTGGCCCGGCGCTTGCGGCGCGGCAGCCAGCCCTGGCCGTTGACCAGCGCCATCGCCACGTTCTGCGCCGCGGTGA includes these proteins:
- a CDS encoding ABC transporter ATP-binding protein, which translates into the protein MTAPLIRLAGVTKTLTGQEEPRTVLNGVDLTVYSGQSIAVLGRSGSGKSTLLSLIGLFDRPDRGQYLLRDNDITRISERRAAALRSSEFGFVFQRFFLLKHLTAAQNVAMALVNGQGWLPRRKRRAKVMAALEQVGVAHLAKHRPARLSGGEQQRVAIARALVRDPKILLADEPTGALDAETGNLVVEVLRSATDRGCGLILVTHDRDHASKMGSVLHLSDGVLGQVTA